A section of the Pedobacter sp. HDW13 genome encodes:
- a CDS encoding Rrf2 family transcriptional regulator produces MNSSHFSISLHILTLLDKVNGQLLNSEYIAGSINCNPVLVRKELANLHKHGFVQSKEGKGGGSTLAKKPADINLGEVYKAVKQKGLLGESKNEPNPDCPVGKQIAKQLTQLYSDAENALIKDLSLKTLKDFSMGFD; encoded by the coding sequence ATGAATAGCAGTCATTTTTCCATATCGCTTCACATTTTAACTCTCCTCGATAAGGTGAACGGGCAGCTATTGAATTCTGAATACATTGCCGGAAGCATTAATTGTAACCCTGTTTTGGTACGTAAAGAGCTGGCCAACCTGCATAAACATGGCTTTGTGCAAAGTAAAGAAGGGAAGGGCGGAGGCTCTACCCTGGCTAAAAAACCTGCTGATATTAATTTGGGTGAAGTGTATAAAGCCGTGAAACAAAAAGGTTTACTTGGCGAAAGCAAAAACGAACCCAATCCCGATTGCCCTGTAGGAAAGCAAATTGCCAAACAGTTAACACAGTTATATAGCGATGCCGAAAACGCTTTAATTAAAGATCTTTCGTTAAAAACCTTAAAAGATTTTAGTATGGGATTTGATTAA